A single Venturia canescens isolate UGA chromosome 1, ASM1945775v1, whole genome shotgun sequence DNA region contains:
- the LOC122416713 gene encoding protein I'm not dead yet-like: MDSKMEDVRLKVESSKLKGENDDFLTLLKNFFRLYWKNFVIVLWPIVLLPLLIINNTVMYRCLYVIVIMAMFWVTEVLPLPITGLIPIVLYPLMGILSTSKTCDCYMNDTTMMFIGSLVIAVVIENSGLHMRLALLFIRFIGCSHRKLSLGLFFVTMFISMWISNTAATAMMIPIMETVLVELEAQGLGNMYIQDGSSSVEEGQESEKRPTNSTMVYYLTAAYASSLGGIGTMVGSGTNLTMKGIYESRFKHSPGISFAAWMLYSVPPMLLMGFLTWLWLQVMYMGLFRSKSKDAKAIDIGKQGEKVAADVIDRKYKELGPVTWHESCVGFLFVSVLLLWFFRSPGFIKGWPSFITDLPVKDSTAAIGFTILLFMIPSKLDFLNAFSKDPSKRPTRASPALMNWKTIHEKMHWSLILVLGGGFAIAAGSTSSGLSVELGQTLQGLRFMNSIVILFLVCLFAESVTELTANVAVANIILPVLAEMCVAIKIHPLFLMLPAGICCSFSFHLPVGTPPNAIASAAAHIKTRDFIIAGIGPSIITLVVTTLAFSTWGVYVFDLHEFPEWATMS; encoded by the exons ATGGACTCGAAAATGGAGGACGTTCGACTCAAAGTCGAGAGCAGTAAGCTAAAAGG AGAAAACGATGACTTTTTGACTTtactgaagaattttttccgcCTCTACTGGAAAAACTTTGTTATAGTATTATGGCCCATTGTTCTTCTTCCCCTGCTGATAATAAACAACACAGTG ATGTACCGATGCCTGTACGTGATCGTGATAATGGCGATGTTTTGGGTGACCGAAGTGTTGCCTCTGCCGATAACTGGTCTCATTCCGATCGTCCTTTATCCACTGATGGGGATACTGAGCACGAGTAAAACGTGCGATTGTTACATGAACGACACGACGATGATGTTCATCGGTAGCCTCGTCATAGCAGTCGTTATAGAAAATTCCGGTCTCCACATGAGACTGGCTCTCCTCTTCATAAGGTTCATCGGTTGCAGTCACAGGAAGCTCAGCTTGGGCCTTTTCTTTGTAACGATGTTCATTTCCATGTGGATTTCGAACACCGCTGCCACAGCAATGATGATACCGATCATGGAGACTGTGCTTGTCGAACTTGAAGCT caaGGACTCGGCAACATGTACATCCAGGATGGAAGCTCCTCGGTGGAGGAAGGTCAGGAAAG CGAAAAAAGACCAACGAACAGCACGATGGTTTATTATCTGACGGCTGCTTATGCATCGAGTCTCGGTGGGATCGGTACGATGGTTGGTTCTGGAACGAATTTAACGATGAAAGGAATCTACGAGAG TCGTTTCAAACATAGTCCTGGAATCAGTTTTGCCGCTTGGATGCTCTACTCCGTTCCCCCGATGCTGCTCATGGGTTTCCTAACTTGGCTCTGGCTCCAAGTCATGTACATGGGACTTTTTCGTTCAAAGAGTAAAGACGCGAAAGCCATCGATATTGGTAAACAAGGAGAAAAAGTTGCAGCTGATGTTATCGACAGAAAATACAAAGAACTCGGACCAGTTACTTGGCACGAATCTTGCGTCGGTTTTCTCTTCGTTTCCGTTCTTCTGCTATGGTTCTTCAGGAGCCCTGGCTTCATCAAAGGGTGGCCATCCTTCATCACCGATCT TCCTGTCAAAGATTCAACAGCAGCGATTGGCTTCACCATACTGTTATTCATGATTCCATCGAAATTAGATTTTCTCAATGCGTTCAGCAAAGACCCAAGCAAAAGACCGACAAGAGCATCTCCGGCGTTGATGAATTGGAAAACGATACACGAAAAAATGCACTGGAGTCTCATCCTTGTGCTAGGTGGTGGATTCGCCATTGCCGCTGGAAGCACATCCTCTGGCTTGTCCGTTGAGCTTGGCCAAACTCTGCAGGGTCTTCGTTTTATGAATTCCATTGTTATACTCTTCTTAGTATGTCTATTTGCCGAGTCTGTGACTGAATTAACGGCAAATGTCGCAGTAGCTAATATAATTTTACCAGTTTTAGCAGAAATG TGCGtcgcaataaaaattcatccaTTGTTTCTGATGTTGCCTGCTGGAATCTGCTGCTCTTTCTCGTTTCATCTGCCAGTCGGGACTCCTCCAAATGCTATCGCATCTGCAGCAGCTCACATAAAAACGCGAGATTTTATTATCGCTGGAATAGGACCGAGCATAATAACCCTTGTTGTTACAACTTTAGCATTTTCTACTTGGGGAGTTTACGTCTTTGATCTTCACGAATTTCCTGAGTGGGCTACAATGTCGTGA
- the LOC122416640 gene encoding zinc finger MYND domain-containing protein 11 isoform X4, whose amino-acid sequence MSIRRRTDPLITQRIWDAIKITVHQRSIPTKDRIIRHLARVYGITEQSAQEELSHALEDKLVFLKKVQTKNGLDNETLRLPTELEDGDSHDWYCFKCQRAGLVECCIQCYRVFHKECHTPANEEKKLCEFCEKINEDTFTDVSDLNHILSFTCGHLKAKLPPEITNRTIISDSKTVETPAGGLSGPTWISEGEDAWRPGMLIKNHMDLAIMEAKTSRDEYKNLAEFQADAHNIHHNIMIYHGEKSVVGDMASTMYQDCCYDIKEIRRCADCYRISNEKSEKMWFCIPCDPPHQLVYAKQKGYPYWPAKVMQLTEETYDVRFFGGHHMRANIEKIFIRPITASPQSLQPSEKGKWKEMKIKRSTAWNRAFEELKHHQNLLQKLGKGRLASRDVEDQDGPRPAKIRNVESSNSATTSNGSKSPVKPVFKDLRESGETSESRETSEERQVPHLPVAEDEPAREISSTCPQGLKKEGSQEDMVTSSCQEPRLKCVLVQTEQIQPEVVPAKVKRERRTSDQPTTTALEKLRRELELDKCRELERLQAEHAKEMRQLTDKHQQVISEIKKKQWCYNCETEAIYHCCWNTAYCSTDCQQVHWQREHKRVCRRKR is encoded by the exons ATGTCGATACGGCGTCGAACAGATCCCCTGATAACGCAACGAATATGGGATGCCATAAAAATAACCGTGCATCAGAGGAGTATACCTACAAAGGATCGTATAATACGTCATTTAGCACGTGTTTATGGTATAACTGAACAATCGGCCCAAGAAGAGTTGAGCCATGCACTGGAAGATAAACTGGTATTTTTGAAGAAGGTGCAAACGAAAAATGGACTGGATAATGAAACTCTTCGATTACCAACCGAGCTTGAAGATGGTGACTCTCACGATTGGTACTGCTTCAAATGTCAACGTGCCGGTCTTGTCGAATGTTGCATACAATGTTACAGAGTATTTCACAAAGAATGTCATACTCCGGCTAATGAGGAAAAGAAACTCTGCGAATTTTGCGAG aaaatcaaTGAGGATACGTTCACCGATGTGTCTGATTTAAATCATATATTGAGTTTCACTTGTGGTCACTTGAAAGCAAAATTACCACCTGAAATCACGAACAGAACGATAATATCGGACAGCAAAACAGTCGAAACACCAGCTGGTGGTTTATCAGGTCCGACGTGGATAAGCGAAGGAGAAGATGCATGGCGTCCTGGAATGCTTATAAAGAATCACATGGATCTCGCTATAATGGAAGCCAAAACATCTCGAGACGAGTATAAGAACCTTGCTGAATTTCAAGCTGATGCGCACAATATTCATCATAATATTATGATTTATCATGGAG aaaaaagCGTAGTAGGGGATATGGCATCGACCATGTATCAAGATTGCTGTTACGACATCAAAGAAATTCGTCGTTGTGCCGATTGTTACAGaatatcaaatgaaaaatccgAGAAAATGTGGTTTTGCATACCGTGTGATCCCCCACATCAACTCGTGTATGCAAAACAGAAGGGATATCCTTATTGGCCAGCAAAAGTTATGCAGCTGACTGAGGAAACGTACGACGTTAGATTTTTCGGTGGTCATCACATGAGGGCAAACatcgagaaaatttttattcgtccaATTACCGCGAGTCCCCAAAGTTTACAG CCATCGGAAAAAGGAAAGTGGAAAGAAATGAAG ATCAAACGTTCGACTGCCTGGAATCGTGCCTTCGAAGAATTGAAACAccatcaaaatttgttacaaaAGTTGGGCAAAGGAAGATTAGCATCGCGCGACGTGGAAGACCAGGATGGGCCCAGACCAGCGAAAATCCGAAACGTTGAATCGTCGAATTCAGCGACAACGTCAAACGGTTCGAAGAGCCCGGTCAAACCTGTCTTCAAGGATTTGAGG GAGTCGGGAGAAACCAGCGAGAGCCGTGAGACGAGCGAGGAGCGACAAGTCCCTCATCTTCCGGTTGCTGAAGATGAACCAGCGCGGGAAATATCGAGTACTTGTCCCCAAGGATTGAAGAAAGAGGGTTCTCAAGAAGACATGGTAACTTCTAGCTGTCAGGAGCCAAGATTAAAGTGCGTTCTCGTGCAAACTGAACAAATACAACCAGAAGTTGTGCCCGCCAAG GTAAAGAGAGAACGACGAACTTCGGATCAACCGACAACAACCGCTTTGGAAAAACTTCGACGAGAGCTCGAGTTGGATAAATGTCGTGAGCTCGAGAGACTGCAGGCCGAACATGCCAAAGAGATGCGACAATTGACGGACAAGCATCAACAAGTCATa
- the LOC122416640 gene encoding zinc finger MYND domain-containing protein 11 isoform X2, with amino-acid sequence MSIRRRTDPLITQRIWDAIKITVHQRSIPTKDRIIRHLARVYGITEQSAQEELSHALEDKLVFLKKVQTKNGLDNETLRLPTELEDGDSHDWYCFKCQRAGLVECCIQCYRVFHKECHTPANEEKKLCEFCEKINEDTFTDVSDLNHILSFTCGHLKAKLPPEITNRTIISDSKTVETPAGGLSGPTWISEGEDAWRPGMLIKNHMDLAIMEAKTSRDEYKNLAEFQADAHNIHHNIMIYHGEKSVVGDMASTMYQDCCYDIKEIRRCADCYRISNEKSEKMWFCIPCDPPHQLVYAKQKGYPYWPAKVMQLTEETYDVRFFGGHHMRANIEKIFIRPITASPQSLQPSEKGKWKEMKIKRSTAWNRAFEELKHHQNLLQKLGKGRLASRDVEDQDGPRPAKIRNVESSNSATTSNGSKSPVKPVFKDLRVKVERLSSDGITEMQSSQESNVLSKKESGETSESRETSEERQVPHLPVAEDEPAREISSTCPQGLKKEGSQEDMVTSSCQEPRLKCVLVQTEQIQPEVVPAKRERRTSDQPTTTALEKLRRELELDKCRELERLQAEHAKEMRQLTDKHQQVISEIKKKQWCYNCETEAIYHCCWNTAYCSTDCQQVHWQREHKRVCRRKR; translated from the exons ATGTCGATACGGCGTCGAACAGATCCCCTGATAACGCAACGAATATGGGATGCCATAAAAATAACCGTGCATCAGAGGAGTATACCTACAAAGGATCGTATAATACGTCATTTAGCACGTGTTTATGGTATAACTGAACAATCGGCCCAAGAAGAGTTGAGCCATGCACTGGAAGATAAACTGGTATTTTTGAAGAAGGTGCAAACGAAAAATGGACTGGATAATGAAACTCTTCGATTACCAACCGAGCTTGAAGATGGTGACTCTCACGATTGGTACTGCTTCAAATGTCAACGTGCCGGTCTTGTCGAATGTTGCATACAATGTTACAGAGTATTTCACAAAGAATGTCATACTCCGGCTAATGAGGAAAAGAAACTCTGCGAATTTTGCGAG aaaatcaaTGAGGATACGTTCACCGATGTGTCTGATTTAAATCATATATTGAGTTTCACTTGTGGTCACTTGAAAGCAAAATTACCACCTGAAATCACGAACAGAACGATAATATCGGACAGCAAAACAGTCGAAACACCAGCTGGTGGTTTATCAGGTCCGACGTGGATAAGCGAAGGAGAAGATGCATGGCGTCCTGGAATGCTTATAAAGAATCACATGGATCTCGCTATAATGGAAGCCAAAACATCTCGAGACGAGTATAAGAACCTTGCTGAATTTCAAGCTGATGCGCACAATATTCATCATAATATTATGATTTATCATGGAG aaaaaagCGTAGTAGGGGATATGGCATCGACCATGTATCAAGATTGCTGTTACGACATCAAAGAAATTCGTCGTTGTGCCGATTGTTACAGaatatcaaatgaaaaatccgAGAAAATGTGGTTTTGCATACCGTGTGATCCCCCACATCAACTCGTGTATGCAAAACAGAAGGGATATCCTTATTGGCCAGCAAAAGTTATGCAGCTGACTGAGGAAACGTACGACGTTAGATTTTTCGGTGGTCATCACATGAGGGCAAACatcgagaaaatttttattcgtccaATTACCGCGAGTCCCCAAAGTTTACAG CCATCGGAAAAAGGAAAGTGGAAAGAAATGAAG ATCAAACGTTCGACTGCCTGGAATCGTGCCTTCGAAGAATTGAAACAccatcaaaatttgttacaaaAGTTGGGCAAAGGAAGATTAGCATCGCGCGACGTGGAAGACCAGGATGGGCCCAGACCAGCGAAAATCCGAAACGTTGAATCGTCGAATTCAGCGACAACGTCAAACGGTTCGAAGAGCCCGGTCAAACCTGTCTTCAAGGATTTGAGGGTAAAAGTCGAACGTCTTAGCTCTGACGGTATCACGGAAATGCAATCTTCACAGGAATCAAACGTTTTGAGTAAAAAGGAGTCGGGAGAAACCAGCGAGAGCCGTGAGACGAGCGAGGAGCGACAAGTCCCTCATCTTCCGGTTGCTGAAGATGAACCAGCGCGGGAAATATCGAGTACTTGTCCCCAAGGATTGAAGAAAGAGGGTTCTCAAGAAGACATGGTAACTTCTAGCTGTCAGGAGCCAAGATTAAAGTGCGTTCTCGTGCAAACTGAACAAATACAACCAGAAGTTGTGCCCGCCAAG AGAGAACGACGAACTTCGGATCAACCGACAACAACCGCTTTGGAAAAACTTCGACGAGAGCTCGAGTTGGATAAATGTCGTGAGCTCGAGAGACTGCAGGCCGAACATGCCAAAGAGATGCGACAATTGACGGACAAGCATCAACAAGTCATa
- the LOC122416640 gene encoding zinc finger MYND domain-containing protein 11 isoform X3 — translation MSIRRRTDPLITQRIWDAIKITVHQRSIPTKDRIIRHLARVYGITEQSAQEELSHALEDKLVFLKKVQTKNGLDNETLRLPTELEDGDSHDWYCFKCQRAGLVECCIQCYRVFHKECHTPANEEKKLCEFCEKINEDTFTDVSDLNHILSFTCGHLKAKLPPEITNRTIISDSKTVETPAGGLSGPTWISEGEDAWRPGMLIKNHMDLAIMEAKTSRDEYKNLAEFQADAHNIHHNIMIYHGEKSVVGDMASTMYQDCCYDIKEIRRCADCYRISNEKSEKMWFCIPCDPPHQLVYAKQKGYPYWPAKVMQLTEETYDVRFFGGHHMRANIEKIFIRPITASPQSLQIKRSTAWNRAFEELKHHQNLLQKLGKGRLASRDVEDQDGPRPAKIRNVESSNSATTSNGSKSPVKPVFKDLRVKVERLSSDGITEMQSSQESNVLSKKESGETSESRETSEERQVPHLPVAEDEPAREISSTCPQGLKKEGSQEDMVTSSCQEPRLKCVLVQTEQIQPEVVPAKVKRERRTSDQPTTTALEKLRRELELDKCRELERLQAEHAKEMRQLTDKHQQVISEIKKKQWCYNCETEAIYHCCWNTAYCSTDCQQVHWQREHKRVCRRKR, via the exons ATGTCGATACGGCGTCGAACAGATCCCCTGATAACGCAACGAATATGGGATGCCATAAAAATAACCGTGCATCAGAGGAGTATACCTACAAAGGATCGTATAATACGTCATTTAGCACGTGTTTATGGTATAACTGAACAATCGGCCCAAGAAGAGTTGAGCCATGCACTGGAAGATAAACTGGTATTTTTGAAGAAGGTGCAAACGAAAAATGGACTGGATAATGAAACTCTTCGATTACCAACCGAGCTTGAAGATGGTGACTCTCACGATTGGTACTGCTTCAAATGTCAACGTGCCGGTCTTGTCGAATGTTGCATACAATGTTACAGAGTATTTCACAAAGAATGTCATACTCCGGCTAATGAGGAAAAGAAACTCTGCGAATTTTGCGAG aaaatcaaTGAGGATACGTTCACCGATGTGTCTGATTTAAATCATATATTGAGTTTCACTTGTGGTCACTTGAAAGCAAAATTACCACCTGAAATCACGAACAGAACGATAATATCGGACAGCAAAACAGTCGAAACACCAGCTGGTGGTTTATCAGGTCCGACGTGGATAAGCGAAGGAGAAGATGCATGGCGTCCTGGAATGCTTATAAAGAATCACATGGATCTCGCTATAATGGAAGCCAAAACATCTCGAGACGAGTATAAGAACCTTGCTGAATTTCAAGCTGATGCGCACAATATTCATCATAATATTATGATTTATCATGGAG aaaaaagCGTAGTAGGGGATATGGCATCGACCATGTATCAAGATTGCTGTTACGACATCAAAGAAATTCGTCGTTGTGCCGATTGTTACAGaatatcaaatgaaaaatccgAGAAAATGTGGTTTTGCATACCGTGTGATCCCCCACATCAACTCGTGTATGCAAAACAGAAGGGATATCCTTATTGGCCAGCAAAAGTTATGCAGCTGACTGAGGAAACGTACGACGTTAGATTTTTCGGTGGTCATCACATGAGGGCAAACatcgagaaaatttttattcgtccaATTACCGCGAGTCCCCAAAGTTTACAG ATCAAACGTTCGACTGCCTGGAATCGTGCCTTCGAAGAATTGAAACAccatcaaaatttgttacaaaAGTTGGGCAAAGGAAGATTAGCATCGCGCGACGTGGAAGACCAGGATGGGCCCAGACCAGCGAAAATCCGAAACGTTGAATCGTCGAATTCAGCGACAACGTCAAACGGTTCGAAGAGCCCGGTCAAACCTGTCTTCAAGGATTTGAGGGTAAAAGTCGAACGTCTTAGCTCTGACGGTATCACGGAAATGCAATCTTCACAGGAATCAAACGTTTTGAGTAAAAAGGAGTCGGGAGAAACCAGCGAGAGCCGTGAGACGAGCGAGGAGCGACAAGTCCCTCATCTTCCGGTTGCTGAAGATGAACCAGCGCGGGAAATATCGAGTACTTGTCCCCAAGGATTGAAGAAAGAGGGTTCTCAAGAAGACATGGTAACTTCTAGCTGTCAGGAGCCAAGATTAAAGTGCGTTCTCGTGCAAACTGAACAAATACAACCAGAAGTTGTGCCCGCCAAG GTAAAGAGAGAACGACGAACTTCGGATCAACCGACAACAACCGCTTTGGAAAAACTTCGACGAGAGCTCGAGTTGGATAAATGTCGTGAGCTCGAGAGACTGCAGGCCGAACATGCCAAAGAGATGCGACAATTGACGGACAAGCATCAACAAGTCATa
- the LOC122416640 gene encoding zinc finger MYND domain-containing protein 11 isoform X1, with product MSIRRRTDPLITQRIWDAIKITVHQRSIPTKDRIIRHLARVYGITEQSAQEELSHALEDKLVFLKKVQTKNGLDNETLRLPTELEDGDSHDWYCFKCQRAGLVECCIQCYRVFHKECHTPANEEKKLCEFCEKINEDTFTDVSDLNHILSFTCGHLKAKLPPEITNRTIISDSKTVETPAGGLSGPTWISEGEDAWRPGMLIKNHMDLAIMEAKTSRDEYKNLAEFQADAHNIHHNIMIYHGEKSVVGDMASTMYQDCCYDIKEIRRCADCYRISNEKSEKMWFCIPCDPPHQLVYAKQKGYPYWPAKVMQLTEETYDVRFFGGHHMRANIEKIFIRPITASPQSLQPSEKGKWKEMKIKRSTAWNRAFEELKHHQNLLQKLGKGRLASRDVEDQDGPRPAKIRNVESSNSATTSNGSKSPVKPVFKDLRVKVERLSSDGITEMQSSQESNVLSKKESGETSESRETSEERQVPHLPVAEDEPAREISSTCPQGLKKEGSQEDMVTSSCQEPRLKCVLVQTEQIQPEVVPAKVKRERRTSDQPTTTALEKLRRELELDKCRELERLQAEHAKEMRQLTDKHQQVISEIKKKQWCYNCETEAIYHCCWNTAYCSTDCQQVHWQREHKRVCRRKR from the exons ATGTCGATACGGCGTCGAACAGATCCCCTGATAACGCAACGAATATGGGATGCCATAAAAATAACCGTGCATCAGAGGAGTATACCTACAAAGGATCGTATAATACGTCATTTAGCACGTGTTTATGGTATAACTGAACAATCGGCCCAAGAAGAGTTGAGCCATGCACTGGAAGATAAACTGGTATTTTTGAAGAAGGTGCAAACGAAAAATGGACTGGATAATGAAACTCTTCGATTACCAACCGAGCTTGAAGATGGTGACTCTCACGATTGGTACTGCTTCAAATGTCAACGTGCCGGTCTTGTCGAATGTTGCATACAATGTTACAGAGTATTTCACAAAGAATGTCATACTCCGGCTAATGAGGAAAAGAAACTCTGCGAATTTTGCGAG aaaatcaaTGAGGATACGTTCACCGATGTGTCTGATTTAAATCATATATTGAGTTTCACTTGTGGTCACTTGAAAGCAAAATTACCACCTGAAATCACGAACAGAACGATAATATCGGACAGCAAAACAGTCGAAACACCAGCTGGTGGTTTATCAGGTCCGACGTGGATAAGCGAAGGAGAAGATGCATGGCGTCCTGGAATGCTTATAAAGAATCACATGGATCTCGCTATAATGGAAGCCAAAACATCTCGAGACGAGTATAAGAACCTTGCTGAATTTCAAGCTGATGCGCACAATATTCATCATAATATTATGATTTATCATGGAG aaaaaagCGTAGTAGGGGATATGGCATCGACCATGTATCAAGATTGCTGTTACGACATCAAAGAAATTCGTCGTTGTGCCGATTGTTACAGaatatcaaatgaaaaatccgAGAAAATGTGGTTTTGCATACCGTGTGATCCCCCACATCAACTCGTGTATGCAAAACAGAAGGGATATCCTTATTGGCCAGCAAAAGTTATGCAGCTGACTGAGGAAACGTACGACGTTAGATTTTTCGGTGGTCATCACATGAGGGCAAACatcgagaaaatttttattcgtccaATTACCGCGAGTCCCCAAAGTTTACAG CCATCGGAAAAAGGAAAGTGGAAAGAAATGAAG ATCAAACGTTCGACTGCCTGGAATCGTGCCTTCGAAGAATTGAAACAccatcaaaatttgttacaaaAGTTGGGCAAAGGAAGATTAGCATCGCGCGACGTGGAAGACCAGGATGGGCCCAGACCAGCGAAAATCCGAAACGTTGAATCGTCGAATTCAGCGACAACGTCAAACGGTTCGAAGAGCCCGGTCAAACCTGTCTTCAAGGATTTGAGGGTAAAAGTCGAACGTCTTAGCTCTGACGGTATCACGGAAATGCAATCTTCACAGGAATCAAACGTTTTGAGTAAAAAGGAGTCGGGAGAAACCAGCGAGAGCCGTGAGACGAGCGAGGAGCGACAAGTCCCTCATCTTCCGGTTGCTGAAGATGAACCAGCGCGGGAAATATCGAGTACTTGTCCCCAAGGATTGAAGAAAGAGGGTTCTCAAGAAGACATGGTAACTTCTAGCTGTCAGGAGCCAAGATTAAAGTGCGTTCTCGTGCAAACTGAACAAATACAACCAGAAGTTGTGCCCGCCAAG GTAAAGAGAGAACGACGAACTTCGGATCAACCGACAACAACCGCTTTGGAAAAACTTCGACGAGAGCTCGAGTTGGATAAATGTCGTGAGCTCGAGAGACTGCAGGCCGAACATGCCAAAGAGATGCGACAATTGACGGACAAGCATCAACAAGTCATa